The Sinomicrobium kalidii genome contains a region encoding:
- a CDS encoding SusC/RagA family TonB-linked outer membrane protein, translating to MKKDDFVRVRTRMGGLIGVLWLCSMFGSLYAHPGAIRRDMGKIFSKVTGKITSATDGQPLPGATVMVKGTSTGVVADFDGNYEIEVDDPANAVLKVSFVGFKTIEIPVNNQNTIDAALEEDLAQLEEVVVVGYGKQKKATLTGAVEQISSDVFEDRAVTNPALALQGQTPGLVVTRSSSRPGNEGIAFRIRGASSVNGSDPLIIIDGVPVVDETAFLNMNSDDIESISVLKDGAAAIYGSRAANGVVLVTTKRGKGKVRVDYNGNFRFNTNGLIGYAPSMQEYATMWIEANREELTPNWWIWGEENLMQMQQGKEGKFDLFDTDFYVYNANRIDEMFATRYSFQHNLSVSSGGDKSGYRLSLGYADNQGNLATAYDGEKQYNARFNYDYQLSEKLKLSSNISIIHAHTSQPSRGLGNILYSFDMPFFPAKNPLGQWFAPFNGIDGGAIKNSAATTSDAGRYDKKKLTGRVDLKATYNIWDGLAVEGLASLQNERFDHEHYVVPVQLYDWYGNPTNYAYKTDGTNNAYTAGSESKFYQYYQALLRYEKTFDEVHNISAMAGINAEKYTYQRLGARRVGFEDRGIYDISAASKETQTNDGFKTQNGRYSYLARLNYNYDEKYIVEMVGRRDGHSRFASGYKFKNFGSVQLGWVFTNEDFLNPVADILDFGKIRGSYATTGNSADKELNDFDYLSLIHIGTQILGQPAAQQTATSLNNNGLISNTRTWEKVTQKNIGVDLGFFNSRLTTSFDLYEKDNSGMLINVTYPSVLGGSAPKTNNGNFNTRGWEFVIGWKDYKKDFSYNISFNIGNTKTLVDNVEGADNYRAGRNGIVNGYPWKSWFVYKTDGYFNSQEEVDAYYQAYGDSDNLANLPQNNQAVTLRPGDTKKVDVAGTGNITSNGNEESSLVYAGDGEPHYTFGFNLGGSWKGFDLNAFFQGHLEQNIMRSGYMAYPFGAIYTNQNPTFLGKTWTEENPGAAYPRLTVNSTRAKWNYANNDFMLQNSRYIRLKTLVVGYTLPEKITEKLRMRKLRVYFSGNDLWEATAIKDGFDPEAGANATDGDNAGYPFARTWSFGVNIGF from the coding sequence ATGAAAAAAGATGATTTTGTCAGAGTAAGAACACGGATGGGGGGCCTCATCGGTGTTCTATGGCTATGTAGCATGTTTGGCAGCCTGTATGCACATCCGGGAGCCATTCGCCGGGATATGGGAAAGATATTTTCGAAAGTCACCGGGAAAATAACCTCGGCAACAGACGGCCAGCCACTGCCGGGAGCCACGGTAATGGTTAAGGGAACTTCAACAGGAGTGGTGGCCGACTTTGACGGGAATTACGAAATAGAGGTGGACGATCCGGCCAATGCCGTATTGAAGGTCTCTTTTGTAGGATTTAAAACCATAGAGATTCCCGTAAACAATCAAAATACCATTGATGCGGCATTGGAGGAAGACCTTGCCCAGTTGGAGGAAGTTGTAGTTGTGGGATATGGAAAACAAAAGAAAGCGACGCTTACCGGGGCTGTTGAACAGATAAGTTCCGATGTTTTTGAAGACAGGGCCGTTACCAATCCGGCTTTGGCACTTCAGGGACAAACCCCCGGATTGGTAGTGACGAGGAGTTCGTCCCGGCCGGGTAATGAAGGAATAGCCTTCCGTATCCGCGGAGCTTCTTCTGTTAATGGCTCCGATCCGTTGATCATTATAGACGGCGTACCCGTGGTCGATGAAACTGCCTTTCTGAATATGAACAGCGATGATATCGAAAGCATTTCGGTACTTAAAGACGGTGCGGCCGCTATCTATGGCTCCCGGGCTGCCAATGGAGTGGTTTTGGTAACTACCAAGAGGGGAAAGGGAAAAGTCAGGGTGGATTACAACGGCAATTTCCGTTTCAACACCAATGGTTTGATAGGATATGCGCCAAGTATGCAGGAATATGCCACAATGTGGATAGAAGCCAACAGAGAAGAGCTAACACCGAACTGGTGGATCTGGGGAGAAGAAAACCTGATGCAGATGCAGCAGGGAAAGGAAGGGAAGTTTGATCTTTTTGATACGGATTTCTATGTCTACAATGCCAACCGGATCGATGAGATGTTTGCTACCCGCTATTCATTTCAGCATAATCTGAGTGTTTCCAGTGGCGGGGATAAATCGGGTTACCGCTTGTCTTTGGGGTATGCCGATAACCAGGGAAACCTGGCAACGGCCTATGATGGAGAAAAGCAATACAACGCCCGTTTTAATTATGATTACCAACTGTCTGAAAAATTAAAATTATCGTCAAACATCAGTATTATTCATGCGCATACCAGTCAGCCTTCGCGGGGATTGGGAAATATTCTTTATTCGTTCGATATGCCTTTCTTCCCGGCCAAAAACCCGCTTGGCCAATGGTTTGCTCCCTTTAACGGGATTGACGGGGGAGCGATTAAAAATTCGGCAGCCACGACTTCCGATGCGGGAAGGTACGATAAAAAAAAGCTTACCGGCAGGGTCGATCTGAAGGCTACTTATAATATCTGGGACGGATTGGCTGTGGAAGGATTGGCCTCATTACAGAATGAAAGGTTTGATCACGAACACTATGTAGTGCCCGTACAGCTTTACGACTGGTACGGCAACCCCACAAACTACGCCTATAAAACCGACGGAACGAACAACGCCTACACGGCCGGCAGCGAATCGAAATTCTACCAATACTACCAGGCATTGTTGCGTTACGAAAAAACCTTTGATGAGGTTCACAATATTTCGGCCATGGCCGGGATCAATGCCGAAAAATACACTTACCAGAGGCTCGGTGCAAGGCGTGTAGGCTTCGAAGACCGGGGTATTTACGACATTAGCGCGGCCTCCAAGGAAACGCAGACCAATGACGGTTTTAAAACACAGAACGGTCGCTATTCCTATCTGGCAAGACTGAACTATAACTACGATGAAAAATACATTGTTGAAATGGTCGGGAGAAGGGACGGTCATTCACGCTTTGCATCCGGATACAAGTTCAAAAACTTTGGTTCCGTCCAGTTGGGCTGGGTGTTTACCAACGAAGATTTCCTGAACCCTGTCGCGGACATTCTCGATTTCGGTAAGATCAGGGGAAGTTATGCTACTACAGGGAACTCGGCAGATAAAGAACTCAATGACTTTGACTACCTCTCCCTGATTCATATAGGAACACAGATCCTGGGGCAACCTGCCGCACAACAAACCGCTACGAGTTTAAATAATAACGGGCTCATCAGCAATACCCGTACCTGGGAAAAGGTTACCCAGAAAAATATAGGTGTCGACCTCGGTTTCTTTAACAGCCGCCTCACCACTTCTTTCGACCTTTACGAAAAAGATAACTCGGGTATGCTGATCAATGTTACCTATCCCTCGGTTCTGGGAGGTTCGGCGCCAAAGACCAACAACGGAAATTTTAATACCAGGGGCTGGGAATTTGTGATCGGGTGGAAAGATTATAAAAAGGATTTCAGTTATAATATATCCTTTAACATAGGAAATACCAAAACCCTGGTGGACAATGTAGAGGGGGCCGATAACTACAGGGCCGGCCGTAATGGTATAGTAAACGGTTATCCGTGGAAATCCTGGTTTGTGTATAAGACCGATGGTTATTTTAACAGCCAGGAAGAAGTAGATGCGTATTACCAGGCCTATGGCGATAGTGATAACCTGGCAAATCTGCCCCAGAACAACCAGGCCGTTACACTGCGCCCGGGCGATACCAAAAAGGTGGACGTAGCGGGGACCGGGAATATCACGTCCAACGGTAATGAAGAAAGCTCACTGGTCTACGCCGGCGATGGCGAACCGCATTATACTTTCGGTTTTAACCTGGGCGGTTCGTGGAAAGGATTTGATCTCAACGCTTTTTTCCAGGGCCACCTGGAGCAGAATATCATGCGTAGCGGATATATGGCCTATCCGTTCGGGGCCATATATACAAACCAGAACCCGACCTTTTTGGGAAAAACCTGGACAGAAGAGAACCCGGGGGCTGCATACCCGCGTTTGACGGTTAATTCTACACGTGCCAAATGGAATTATGCCAACAACGATTTTATGTTGCAGAACAGCCGGTATATCCGGTTAAAAACGCTGGTTGTAGGCTATACATTACCTGAAAAAATCACGGAAAAACTCAGAATGAGAAAATTACGGGTGTATTTCTCAGGAAACGACCTGTGGGAAGCCACCGCCATTAAAGATGGATTTGATCCCGAAGCGGGAGCGAATGCTACCGATGGCGATAATGCAGGCTATCCGTTTGCCCGTACGTGGTCTTTTGGAGTAAATATTGGATTTTAA
- a CDS encoding IPT/TIG domain-containing protein, with amino-acid sequence MMKENITIRYAANAVLLFVIFASLVLCTTSCEQDPDFREFPKPEITVEDFTPKSGRPGTRLTITGTNFGEEKGAARIAFNGATVEGDSIVSYADTEMVVTVPEDAGTGPVSVTVWGYTQVTADDFTYIPGASITMVDTERGQPGDEVTVTGTNFSSDINKVSVFIGETPAEVISATETGIKFKVPDTESNTIVLDIDGQEIEGPYFLIGDELITGTLIGHEGSWGDNPDTEITAAVDGDVNTAVDAPSATGYVGYDMGTGKAAQLTSVRYVPRESHPQRMVGGEIRGANDPTLSDAVTLHTIMEAPPAGVYTDISITTTESYRYIYYYSEDGNCNIAEIEFYGNVVEAVIPEGKYVFEFNTSGADDWIPQQDASWIVEDGQLKVTFNASQFDGTNKRRADLKYNIAGKGNWIYTNEYPIMAMKITNRPAEGNLRWDIPDIGSFDNNDHHSDFEALDVIYWDFSEKSTESRIETSLVVQLKIADITSAETGYEVHWVRTFKNVEELSDFIER; translated from the coding sequence ATGATGAAAGAAAATATCACCATTCGATATGCAGCAAATGCCGTATTGTTGTTTGTCATTTTTGCATCTTTAGTGCTTTGTACCACTTCATGTGAACAAGACCCCGATTTCAGGGAGTTTCCCAAACCGGAAATCACCGTGGAGGACTTCACTCCCAAATCCGGCCGGCCCGGAACCCGGTTAACGATAACCGGGACCAATTTCGGAGAAGAAAAAGGAGCGGCCAGAATAGCATTTAACGGGGCTACGGTAGAAGGAGACAGCATTGTAAGTTATGCCGATACCGAGATGGTTGTTACGGTCCCCGAAGATGCAGGTACCGGTCCTGTTTCGGTGACCGTGTGGGGCTATACACAAGTTACTGCCGATGATTTTACCTATATCCCCGGTGCTTCGATAACAATGGTCGATACGGAACGGGGACAGCCGGGAGATGAAGTGACCGTTACAGGAACGAATTTCAGTTCGGACATCAATAAGGTAAGCGTTTTTATAGGAGAAACTCCCGCAGAAGTTATTTCTGCCACGGAAACCGGGATTAAGTTTAAAGTTCCCGATACGGAATCAAATACTATCGTTTTAGATATTGACGGACAGGAAATAGAAGGGCCGTATTTCTTAATAGGTGATGAACTGATTACAGGAACCCTTATCGGCCATGAAGGATCATGGGGCGACAACCCGGATACAGAGATCACCGCAGCCGTAGATGGCGATGTAAATACCGCCGTAGATGCTCCGTCAGCTACGGGTTATGTAGGCTATGATATGGGAACAGGTAAGGCTGCACAGCTGACATCGGTTCGTTACGTTCCGCGGGAATCGCATCCGCAACGTATGGTGGGCGGAGAGATCAGGGGGGCAAATGACCCGACATTGTCTGATGCTGTTACTCTACATACCATAATGGAAGCGCCCCCCGCAGGCGTTTATACGGATATCTCCATAACAACGACTGAAAGCTACCGGTACATTTATTATTATTCTGAAGACGGCAACTGTAATATAGCGGAGATCGAATTTTACGGTAATGTTGTAGAAGCGGTTATTCCCGAGGGGAAATATGTTTTTGAGTTTAACACTTCCGGTGCAGACGACTGGATTCCTCAACAGGATGCCTCCTGGATAGTGGAAGACGGGCAGTTAAAAGTTACCTTCAATGCCTCGCAGTTTGATGGTACCAACAAGCGCAGGGCAGACCTGAAATACAATATTGCCGGTAAAGGGAATTGGATTTATACAAATGAATACCCTATCATGGCCATGAAAATAACCAACAGGCCCGCTGAAGGGAACCTGCGCTGGGATATTCCGGATATCGGCAGTTTTGACAATAATGACCACCATAGCGATTTTGAAGCCCTGGATGTGATCTACTGGGACTTTTCGGAGAAGAGCACAGAAAGCAGAATAGAGACCAGCCTGGTTGTACAGCTTAAA
- a CDS encoding RagB/SusD family nutrient uptake outer membrane protein: MKTIFNYIIFGGLFLGFLGCQDDFIDLEPPAQFTDAAYFKKPGDFKDFTTSFYDRLQGWSFGNMDNGTDLSANANGNGTSLGHGTIAVGGTSWDYSGIRNCNILLAQAAEYTGTGNIDQYTGEAHFFRAYIYFNLLRTFGGVPLITTVLDVDSPELFGPRNSRYEVVSQILADLDEAILKLPNDQNIPSTDKGRVGKWGAMALKAQVELYEATWEKYVGTSADGDGTTEGAGSVMPSEYPSVNAMLQDAVTMCEEVMNSGGYELWNKNTDPDMENLSSWYLFNLEDEGSNPGGYDKSTNKEFILYKVYDFNLKQSGQNITWTSWQLYPSRKFVDMAVCRDGLPPSESPLFQGYRTAGSEFEDRDLRLLNYLYASTTAPQSVTLSFGGLGSSGYGNSKYAVYGFGDRRKDNEESANWPILRLAEVYLIYAEALYELNGSITDAQLDASINKLRDRAEVAHLTNTLVAENGLDMLREIRRERAVELYREGKRFDDLKRWGMLEEALNPSRLGRVVGSASYPTDFVDESGNPTEAYDANSYLWGEEAVETPEGVLNCVVVDSRLNHTVEEKHYLWPIPMDQMALNDSLLQNPGY; encoded by the coding sequence ATGAAGACAATATTCAACTATATAATTTTCGGAGGGCTTTTTCTGGGGTTCCTGGGATGCCAGGACGATTTTATAGACCTGGAACCGCCCGCCCAGTTTACAGATGCGGCATATTTTAAAAAGCCGGGAGACTTTAAGGATTTTACGACCAGTTTTTACGATCGGCTTCAGGGATGGAGTTTTGGCAATATGGACAACGGTACGGATTTATCGGCCAATGCTAACGGCAATGGTACTTCCCTGGGGCATGGAACAATTGCCGTGGGCGGAACAAGCTGGGACTATTCCGGTATCCGTAATTGCAACATTTTATTGGCTCAGGCAGCCGAATATACCGGTACGGGTAATATCGACCAATATACGGGTGAGGCTCATTTCTTTCGTGCCTATATCTATTTCAATCTACTCAGAACTTTTGGCGGTGTCCCTTTGATAACAACGGTACTGGATGTGGATTCCCCCGAATTATTCGGTCCGCGGAATAGCCGGTATGAGGTGGTTTCACAGATTTTGGCAGATCTTGATGAGGCGATCTTAAAACTGCCGAACGATCAGAATATTCCGTCAACCGATAAGGGCCGGGTTGGCAAATGGGGAGCAATGGCATTAAAAGCACAGGTGGAGCTGTACGAAGCCACATGGGAAAAATATGTGGGGACCTCGGCAGACGGTGATGGAACAACGGAAGGCGCGGGTTCAGTGATGCCTTCGGAATACCCCTCCGTTAACGCCATGTTACAGGATGCTGTTACCATGTGCGAAGAAGTCATGAACAGTGGCGGCTATGAATTGTGGAATAAAAATACCGATCCTGACATGGAAAATTTGAGTTCCTGGTATTTGTTCAACCTTGAGGATGAAGGGTCTAACCCGGGAGGGTATGACAAATCCACGAATAAGGAATTTATTTTATACAAGGTATACGACTTTAACCTTAAGCAGTCCGGCCAAAATATTACCTGGACCTCCTGGCAGCTGTACCCGAGCCGTAAATTTGTGGATATGGCGGTTTGCAGGGATGGATTGCCACCTTCAGAATCACCCTTGTTCCAGGGATACCGAACCGCCGGTTCCGAATTCGAAGACAGGGATTTACGCCTGTTGAACTACCTGTATGCCTCTACTACGGCACCTCAATCCGTCACTTTAAGTTTTGGAGGCCTGGGTTCAAGCGGTTACGGCAACAGCAAATATGCCGTTTACGGTTTTGGCGATCGCAGAAAAGATAACGAAGAATCAGCCAACTGGCCTATTCTCCGTTTGGCAGAGGTCTATCTTATCTATGCAGAAGCACTGTACGAATTGAACGGAAGCATTACCGACGCGCAACTGGATGCCTCGATCAATAAATTGAGGGACCGTGCGGAGGTGGCGCATCTTACCAATACACTGGTTGCCGAAAACGGTCTTGACATGCTACGGGAGATCAGGAGGGAAAGAGCCGTTGAACTGTATCGGGAAGGAAAACGGTTTGATGATCTGAAACGCTGGGGCATGCTCGAAGAAGCATTAAACCCCTCCCGCCTGGGGAGGGTAGTGGGAAGTGCTTCGTACCCGACAGATTTTGTTGATGAATCCGGGAACCCGACGGAGGCTTATGACGCCAACTCCTATTTATGGGGTGAAGAAGCCGTGGAGACCCCCGAAGGCGTGTTAAACTGTGTGGTGGTCGATAGCAGACTCAACCATACCGTAGAGGAAAAGCATTACCTCTGGCCGATACCCATGGATCAGATGGCCCTGAACGACAGTTTGCTTCAGAACCCGGGATACTAA